The Streptococcus toyakuensis genome has a window encoding:
- the trmD gene encoding tRNA (guanosine(37)-N1)-methyltransferase TrmD, translating into MKIDILTLFPEMFSPLEHSIVGKAREKGLLDIQYHNFREYAEKARHVDDEPYGGGQGMLLRAQPIFDAFDAIEKKNPRVILLDPAGKQFDQAYAEDLAQEEELIFICGHYEGYDERIKTLVTDEISLGDYVLTGGELAAMTMIDATVRLIPEVIGKESSHQDDSFSSGLLEYPQYTRPYDYRGMVVPDVLMSGHHEKIRQWRLYESLKKTYERRPDLLEHYQLTAEEEKILAEIKENKE; encoded by the coding sequence ATGAAGATTGATATTTTAACCCTCTTTCCAGAGATGTTCTCTCCACTGGAGCACTCAATTGTTGGAAAGGCTCGTGAAAAAGGGCTCTTGGATATCCAGTATCATAATTTTCGAGAATATGCTGAAAAGGCCCGTCACGTCGATGATGAACCATATGGAGGCGGTCAGGGGATGCTGCTCCGAGCCCAACCCATTTTCGATGCCTTTGATGCTATTGAAAAGAAAAATCCGCGCGTGATTCTCCTTGATCCAGCTGGAAAGCAGTTTGATCAGGCTTATGCTGAGGATTTGGCTCAAGAGGAAGAGTTAATCTTTATCTGTGGCCACTATGAGGGTTATGATGAGCGGATTAAGACCTTGGTGACAGATGAGATTTCTCTAGGTGATTATGTCTTAACTGGAGGAGAATTGGCGGCCATGACTATGATTGATGCTACAGTACGCCTGATTCCAGAAGTGATTGGCAAGGAGTCTAGCCACCAAGATGATAGTTTTTCTTCTGGCCTTCTTGAATATCCTCAGTACACACGTCCCTATGATTATCGAGGCATGGTTGTCCCAGATGTTCTGATGAGCGGGCACCATGAAAAGATTCGTCAGTGGCGCCTGTATGAGAGTTTAAAGAAAACCTACGAGCGCAGACCGGATTTGCTTGAACATTATCAACTGACAGCAGAAGAAGAAAAAATTCTGGCAGAAATCAAAGAAAACAAAGAATAA
- a CDS encoding ATP cone domain-containing protein, with translation MQVIKRDGEIAEFNPDKIYQAILKAAQTVYVLTDDLRQNLAKVTKKVVLDLEEAKVERATISMIQSMVEHRLLGAGYITIAEHYISYRLQRDLERSGYGDHIAVHLHFEQIR, from the coding sequence ATGCAAGTAATCAAACGTGATGGAGAAATTGCTGAATTTAATCCAGATAAGATTTACCAAGCTATCTTAAAGGCAGCCCAGACTGTCTATGTATTGACAGATGATTTGCGTCAAAACCTTGCAAAAGTCACTAAGAAAGTTGTTTTGGATTTGGAAGAAGCAAAAGTAGAACGTGCTACCATCAGCATGATTCAGTCTATGGTTGAGCATCGTTTACTGGGTGCAGGTTACATTACTATTGCAGAACACTACATTTCCTATCGTTTACAACGTGACTTGGAAAGAAGTGGTTATGGGGATCATATCGCGGTTCATTTACATTTTGAACAAATTCGCTAA
- the rpsP gene encoding 30S ribosomal protein S16, which translates to MAVKIRLTRMGSKKKPFYRINVADSRSPRDGRFIETVGTYNPLVAENQVTLKEDRVLAWLADGAQPSDTVRNILSKEGVLKKFHDSKFSK; encoded by the coding sequence ATGGCAGTTAAAATCCGTTTGACTCGTATGGGTTCTAAGAAAAAACCTTTCTACCGTATCAACGTAGCAGATTCACGTTCACCACGTGACGGACGTTTCATCGAAACAGTTGGAACTTACAACCCACTTGTTGCTGAAAACCAAGTAACTTTGAAAGAAGACCGCGTTCTTGCATGGTTGGCTGATGGAGCTCAACCTTCAGATACAGTTCGCAACATCCTTTCAAAAGAAGGTGTATTGAAGAAATTCCACGATTCTAAATTCTCAAAATAA
- the kphA gene encoding RNA-binding protein KphA — protein MDTIENLIIAIVKPLISQPDALTIKIEDTPEFLEYHLDLDQSDVGRVIGRKGRTISAIRTIVYSVPTEDKKVRIVIDEK, from the coding sequence ATGGATACGATTGAAAATCTCATTATTGCGATTGTGAAACCCTTGATTTCACAACCAGATGCCTTAACTATCAAGATTGAAGATACACCAGAGTTTTTGGAATATCATTTGGATCTTGATCAAAGTGATGTGGGTCGTGTAATCGGTCGTAAGGGTCGCACTATTTCTGCGATAAGAACGATTGTCTACTCTGTCCCAACTGAAGACAAAAAAGTAAGAATCGTTATTGACGAAAAATAA
- a CDS encoding alpha/beta fold hydrolase — protein sequence MKRIEVSTEIGCLSVTYQKQKKMLVCLSGAGLLPSYENFSLILEKLPPTIGYLTIDFPNTGRSPIHDQAGKNLDNLADAVYEVLEELAISEYILCAHSLSGILACKLLKKPIKCQALVAIEPTTKNVMFADFSENPYPEMEEQMRLIEECGPELYFKNLTQATFSPEINKEIWEIMQEKGLELENQDPEFQISGEITEEDFENVSIESQVPVFIFCQPYREKEYRESEYWTSNTKLILGGNHHYLQWSESEKIVTIIRELSE from the coding sequence ATGAAGAGGATTGAAGTATCTACAGAAATTGGTTGTCTCTCTGTTACTTATCAAAAGCAAAAGAAAATGCTAGTTTGTTTAAGTGGTGCAGGTTTGCTACCAAGTTATGAAAATTTTTCACTTATACTCGAAAAACTTCCTCCCACAATTGGTTATTTGACAATTGATTTTCCAAACACAGGTAGAAGTCCGATTCATGACCAAGCTGGAAAAAATCTGGATAATCTTGCAGATGCGGTTTATGAAGTACTTGAAGAATTGGCGATTTCTGAATATATACTTTGTGCACATAGTTTGAGTGGAATTTTAGCTTGCAAGTTGCTCAAGAAACCAATTAAGTGTCAGGCTTTAGTAGCAATTGAACCGACAACTAAAAACGTCATGTTTGCTGATTTTTCAGAAAATCCTTATCCAGAAATGGAAGAGCAGATGAGGCTGATTGAGGAGTGTGGTCCTGAACTTTATTTTAAGAACTTAACTCAAGCCACATTTAGCCCTGAAATTAATAAAGAAATTTGGGAAATAATGCAAGAAAAAGGCTTAGAGTTGGAAAATCAAGATCCAGAATTTCAGATATCTGGAGAGATTACTGAGGAAGATTTTGAGAATGTCTCGATAGAATCTCAAGTCCCTGTATTTATTTTTTGTCAGCCTTATAGAGAAAAAGAGTACAGAGAATCAGAATATTGGACTTCCAATACTAAACTCATTTTAGGAGGGAATCACCATTATTTACAATGGTCAGAATCAGAAAAAATTGTGACTATTATTCGAGAATTGTCCGAATAA
- a CDS encoding alpha/beta fold hydrolase, translating to MKQNDVAEAIAFYNRKPETLVRHIIPVLDCDLVVYHRPSNTNKGHIIFYHGACGRSQMWAYQYDAFEGFDLYFVNVRGQGESPMKVGLPDLEGAVQDVDAILSYFQLDKVILVGHSWGGNPLQEYTYRHPERVLALVMVDSWGQHRYLSDKERNRIKYSSLMYKAIPWKVIADKNSKMCTDNPITRELVKTAIIETGRDVFLNLGITGFLAVHEIEGYHGNPPMLLIRGENDFPKHLKMIYDGIIALNPNARQVTISDSKHQPMNDHPEEFNQIIGEFFEEVVAL from the coding sequence ATGAAGCAAAATGATGTAGCTGAAGCTATTGCTTTTTATAACAGAAAACCTGAGACTTTGGTACGTCACATTATACCAGTCTTAGATTGTGATTTGGTTGTTTATCATCGTCCTAGCAACACAAATAAAGGCCACATTATTTTTTATCATGGAGCTTGTGGACGTAGTCAGATGTGGGCCTACCAGTATGATGCCTTTGAAGGATTTGACCTCTACTTTGTCAATGTTAGAGGACAGGGTGAATCACCTATGAAAGTTGGCTTACCCGACTTAGAAGGCGCTGTTCAAGATGTAGATGCTATTTTGTCCTATTTCCAGTTGGATAAGGTGATATTGGTCGGACATTCTTGGGGAGGAAATCCACTTCAAGAGTACACCTATCGCCATCCAGAAAGAGTTCTAGCCTTGGTCATGGTAGATAGTTGGGGACAGCATCGTTATCTATCAGATAAAGAGAGAAATCGCATAAAATATAGTTCTCTTATGTATAAAGCGATTCCTTGGAAGGTGATTGCAGATAAGAACTCAAAAATGTGTACAGACAATCCTATCACAAGAGAATTAGTCAAGACGGCCATTATAGAAACTGGGCGAGATGTTTTTTTGAACCTTGGAATCACAGGTTTTTTGGCTGTCCATGAGATAGAAGGTTATCATGGAAATCCTCCTATGCTATTAATAAGGGGCGAAAACGATTTTCCCAAACACCTAAAAATGATCTACGATGGTATCATTGCCTTAAATCCCAATGCGCGTCAAGTAACGATTTCAGATAGCAAACACCAACCTATGAATGACCATCCTGAAGAGTTTAATCAGATAATTGGTGAATTCTTTGAAGAAGTAGTAGCTCTGTAA
- the rimM gene encoding ribosome maturation factor RimM (Essential for efficient processing of 16S rRNA), giving the protein MNYFNVGKIVNTQGLQGEMRVLSVTDFAEERFKKGAELALFDEKDQFVQTVIIASHRKQKNFDIIKFKDMYHINAIEKYKGYSLKVAEEDLDDLDDGEFYYHEIIGLEVYEGDNLVGTIKEILQPGANDVWVVKRKGKRDLLLPYIPPVVLNVDIPNNRVDVEVLEGLDDED; this is encoded by the coding sequence ATGAACTACTTTAATGTTGGGAAAATCGTCAATACGCAGGGGTTACAGGGTGAGATGCGAGTTTTGTCTGTGACGGATTTTGCAGAAGAACGGTTTAAAAAAGGGGCTGAGCTGGCCTTGTTTGATGAAAAAGATCAGTTTGTTCAAACAGTGATCATCGCTAGCCACCGTAAACAGAAGAACTTTGACATTATTAAATTCAAAGATATGTACCATATCAACGCTATCGAAAAGTACAAAGGATACAGTCTCAAGGTTGCTGAGGAAGATTTGGACGATCTAGATGATGGTGAATTCTACTATCACGAGATTATCGGTTTGGAAGTCTACGAGGGTGATAACTTGGTCGGAACCATCAAGGAAATCCTGCAACCAGGCGCCAACGATGTCTGGGTGGTCAAGCGAAAAGGCAAACGTGATTTGCTTTTACCATATATCCCACCAGTGGTTCTCAATGTTGATATTCCAAATAACCGCGTCGATGTGGAAGTCTTAGAAGGGTTAGACGATGAAGATTGA